The DNA sequence GCGCGGGAACGTCTATTTGATCCTCTTCGCCGAAGAAGACTCGGTAGGAAGGATCGAGCCGATCAAGCTGATAGTAATCTGAAACTTTTTTGCCGAAAAGCGCAAAATACGATTCGAATACGTCAGGCATCCAATACCAGCTAGGCCCCATGTCGAAAGTAAACCCATCTTTTTTCCATTGACGGGCTCTTCCGCCAGGCTGGTCGTTTTTTTCAAGGATGGTGACTTGATGACCTTGTTGGGCCAAGAGGGATGCTGAGGCTAGACCGGCAAACCCAGATCCAATTACGACGATTCGTTGAGGTTCCATATCCAAGATTTGTGCAACTTACGGAGGGTAAGGTAGAAATTTTGTTTAATGAAAAGCAAAAAACATTTCACAAAATAGGTATCTATATGTACCATGAAACGCATGTTTTTGTTGAACTTTTCCAAAAATCAGACTGCCCGTGAATTTTTGCAGCAATTGCGGAAGCGACAAAATCAGGTTGGAAATCCCCGAAGGAGACAATAGGCTGCGATTTGTGTGCAAATCCTGCCATACCATCCACTATCAGAATCCCAACATGGTAGTTGGGTGCATTCCTGTATTCGAAGATCAGATTTTGTTGTGCAGACGTGCGATAGAACCCCGAAGTGGATTTTGGAACCTCCCTGCAGGGTATTTGGAAAATGGGGAAACTTTAGAGGAAGGCGCATTGAGAGAGGCGCGGGAAGAAGCGGGGATCGAATTGGAATTGTTGCGACTCCACAGCATTTACAATATTCCCAGAATCAATCAAGTCTATTTCTTTTTCTTGACAGCCATGAAAACGCCGGAATTTCGGATTGGTCCAGAAACGCTAGAGGCCCAATTCTTCCACCAGTCTGAAATCCCCTATCACGATATGGCTTTTCCGTCCTCCTCGTTTGCCTTGAAAAAGTACTTTCACGATCGAGCGGAAGGGTTTTCGACCGTTCATTTGGGAGGCTGGGAGCATACCTGAAT is a window from the Pontibacter sp. G13 genome containing:
- a CDS encoding NUDIX hydrolase; translated protein: MNFCSNCGSDKIRLEIPEGDNRLRFVCKSCHTIHYQNPNMVVGCIPVFEDQILLCRRAIEPRSGFWNLPAGYLENGETLEEGALREAREEAGIELELLRLHSIYNIPRINQVYFFFLTAMKTPEFRIGPETLEAQFFHQSEIPYHDMAFPSSSFALKKYFHDRAEGFSTVHLGGWEHT